A window of Lysobacter terrestris contains these coding sequences:
- a CDS encoding acyltransferase family protein — protein MVVIAELTMLEVATAAGAPPNVEVAAGKPGEREAQSYRPDIDGLRAVAVLSVVIYHLNKLWMPGGYVGVDIFFVISGFLITRNIWGEMEGGRFSFANFYLRRIRRIAPAFLAMTAATVLAGALLLLPEDLLSLGKSAVWGVFSLSNVYFWRYLDTSYFAESADEVPLLHTWSLGVEEQFYFIWPSLLLLALLFRRRRAAALAIAAAICVASFVCGELTNTAAQKFSYYMLPARAGELMVGALLALGAKRIAAVSGSSRALAEVLAILGMALVAGSLYLLNDTSKFPGINALYPCLGAAMLMMAGSMGSRIVTVVLTPRPMVLIGLVSYSLYLWHWPVLAFIRYFYGVVDGLQALGAVLAISVLSILSYRYVELPARYWKGARLKQVLALYVMPSALLGAVALALVLTSGLRRLIEASPAYRDRVANLSGETAPASDFPYNCQLSTFDGGVLGRPECVLAGGQPRTSAATEPDILLWGDSQAAHYIGVVAAVLEPSGVAFRNATHSACPPLFAPKGYGIPAYRAGCDEFRPYMQSAILSGKYKTVVIGGAWDIYDANYPRFRSDLEQTVAAMSQKGLHVVLLGQAPYMGNYNRNCELRGARIGGVDCKQRYYIPDPGMSRTDRFLSELAGRYPSTDFLEIRQVICANGYCSPYVNGVLAYYNPTHLSMSGSWRIGRSLMAGAGARTWLAALSATDADMAGTAKIARAAREAPPLSVLAGFKAKPMPAILGGYTPSFPYHVRSQSNLGSRQGPAGVVTEFWGVRADQVLASVEKDLSALGFRRVWSGPSGAAMRMDFIKPGFPNVSVNVGPLGQLRPQAPNVAGIAYFRW, from the coding sequence ATGGTCGTTATTGCGGAGCTGACAATGCTTGAAGTGGCAACGGCGGCGGGTGCGCCCCCGAACGTAGAAGTCGCGGCAGGAAAGCCGGGGGAGCGCGAGGCGCAATCCTACCGGCCGGACATCGATGGCCTCCGTGCCGTTGCAGTGCTCAGCGTCGTCATCTACCACCTCAACAAGCTCTGGATGCCTGGCGGCTACGTCGGCGTCGACATCTTCTTCGTCATCTCCGGATTCCTCATTACCCGCAACATCTGGGGCGAGATGGAAGGCGGACGCTTCTCGTTCGCCAACTTCTATCTCCGGCGAATCCGGCGCATCGCCCCGGCGTTCCTCGCCATGACGGCGGCGACCGTGCTGGCAGGTGCGCTCCTGTTGTTGCCAGAAGACCTGCTGTCGCTGGGCAAGTCCGCAGTGTGGGGCGTCTTCTCGCTTTCCAATGTGTATTTCTGGCGTTACCTCGACACCAGTTACTTCGCCGAATCCGCGGATGAAGTGCCCCTGCTCCACACCTGGTCACTAGGCGTGGAGGAGCAGTTTTACTTCATCTGGCCGAGCCTCCTGCTGCTGGCACTGCTGTTTCGCAGGAGGCGTGCAGCGGCGCTCGCCATCGCCGCGGCGATCTGTGTTGCGTCGTTCGTTTGCGGCGAACTGACCAATACTGCGGCGCAAAAGTTCTCCTACTACATGCTGCCGGCGCGGGCCGGAGAGCTCATGGTGGGCGCCTTGTTGGCGCTGGGAGCGAAGCGGATTGCAGCAGTCTCCGGTTCGTCGCGCGCGCTTGCCGAAGTCCTCGCTATCCTCGGCATGGCATTGGTGGCCGGATCGTTGTACCTGCTGAACGACACATCCAAGTTCCCCGGCATCAACGCGTTGTATCCGTGCCTTGGTGCGGCAATGCTGATGATGGCCGGAAGCATGGGATCGCGCATCGTCACTGTCGTGCTGACCCCGCGTCCGATGGTTTTAATCGGATTGGTCTCCTATTCGCTCTATCTCTGGCATTGGCCGGTTCTGGCCTTCATTCGCTACTTCTACGGCGTAGTTGATGGCTTGCAAGCGTTGGGCGCCGTCCTTGCCATTTCCGTCCTTTCCATCCTGAGCTATCGCTACGTTGAGCTGCCGGCCCGTTATTGGAAGGGCGCGAGATTGAAGCAAGTGCTTGCGCTGTATGTGATGCCGAGTGCGCTGCTTGGTGCGGTAGCGCTGGCGCTGGTTCTGACAAGCGGACTGCGACGATTGATCGAGGCATCCCCTGCGTATCGTGATCGCGTGGCGAACCTTTCGGGCGAAACCGCTCCAGCGTCGGATTTTCCCTACAACTGCCAGTTGTCGACATTTGACGGCGGCGTCCTCGGGCGCCCTGAGTGCGTCCTCGCCGGCGGGCAGCCGCGGACCAGCGCCGCGACTGAGCCTGACATCCTTCTGTGGGGAGACTCCCAGGCGGCACATTACATCGGTGTCGTGGCCGCCGTGCTCGAACCTTCCGGAGTGGCATTCAGAAATGCTACACATTCTGCCTGCCCTCCGTTGTTCGCACCAAAGGGCTATGGAATCCCTGCCTACCGCGCCGGCTGCGACGAATTCCGGCCCTATATGCAGTCCGCGATCCTGTCCGGGAAATACAAGACTGTGGTGATCGGGGGCGCGTGGGACATATATGACGCCAACTATCCAAGGTTCCGCTCAGATCTCGAGCAGACTGTCGCGGCGATGTCGCAGAAGGGACTGCACGTAGTTCTCCTGGGGCAGGCACCCTACATGGGCAACTACAACCGCAACTGCGAGTTGCGCGGCGCGCGCATTGGCGGTGTCGACTGCAAGCAGCGCTATTACATCCCAGATCCGGGCATGTCACGAACCGATCGCTTTCTTTCGGAGCTGGCTGGGCGTTATCCGTCCACAGACTTCCTAGAGATCCGGCAGGTAATCTGCGCGAACGGCTACTGCTCGCCGTACGTGAACGGCGTGCTCGCCTATTACAACCCCACGCACCTGAGCATGAGCGGTTCGTGGCGTATTGGCAGGAGTCTCATGGCGGGAGCCGGCGCCCGGACGTGGCTGGCCGCGCTTTCCGCCACAGACGCCGACATGGCCGGTACCGCAAAGATCGCGCGGGCCGCGCGTGAGGCCCCGCCTCTATCTGTATTAGCCGGCTTCAAGGCCAAGCCGATGCCAGCGATACTTGGCGGGTATACGCCCAGCTTTCCCTACCATGTCCGGTCACAGTCAAATCTGGGTTCGCGGCAAGGGCCCGCTGGTGTCGTGACGGAGTTCTGGGGCGTCAGGGCCGACCAGGTTCTGGCATCCGTGGAAAAGGATCTCAGCGCATTGGGATTCCGCCGCGTATGGAGCGGTCCTTCGGGTGCGGCGATGCGCATGGATTTCATTAAGCCCGGATTCCCCAATGTATCCGTGAACGTGGGGCCCTTGGGGCAACTTCGTCCGCAGGCACCAAACGTTGCGGGGATCGCCTATTTTCGTTGGTAG